In Lodderomyces elongisporus chromosome 2, complete sequence, the following proteins share a genomic window:
- the RPN4 gene encoding regulatory particle non-ATPase, translating into MTSVAVLPQLKRTMTDLMDEELYHVPSSPIMKFSSNSNSNSNQQYVDNFSLNMSNTQQQQQQQQQQQQHNRSYSHASNRNSITSSPTLPYQQMNNQSQGMYSNSMNNNSSNTLGNMLNIPDTFIDQLKAQEYMDQSLSSQSSQQMQSQQSNDYPEYSYQFDTQESFVNPFTNYANPNTFVRPISSVQSVQQQQQQQQQQQQQQQQQVSLPPLPQAFPTRRRRRITTLDNVEPHQAGKKKSFDEEYLLYNPEISPGQVISQTDLDPSSFYVVSNRLENDADGDIVGSNSQHLVQSDGIIPGFENDYLYLDDDNEEIEEDLSDDEDDNYFHVDDEFDDFVMSNSGYYVNNNNSNNNNNNNTTTTTTTTSRNNSNVTNDDENINNDDTTTSTNSNNNNNNNNNNNNDDMVDYATFDEFKNISLNDGPSEMFPEALKELREEAECKGHDQPQNNEVEQDFEQDFEQDFEQEFTPDFTPDFAQEFTPDFTNEFVTQELSPREVSPASIVTPVASTLTPESLFDDNTDQILKNDGAKDYNNDNGGSVVAGNVNINNNSNNSSDDAMMVDDIEMDELHNYTTRPATIELKEKNIYRLGAEISATNPEHRCDLVNPSTGQVCNKQFSRPYDLIRHQNTIHASMKKIFRCVICEGRYQGGAGNGKEKTFSRGDALSRHIKIKHGLVGEEALQLINDAKANVEYHPVQ; encoded by the coding sequence ATGACTTCTGTTGCTGTATTACCTCAGTTGAAAAGGACCATGACTGATTTGATGGATGAGGAATTGTACCACGTTCCATCATCCCCGATCATGAAGTTTTCGTcaaacagcaatagcaatagcaatCAACAATACGTGGACAACTTTAGTCTAAATATGAGCAATactcaacagcaacaacaacaacaacaacagcagcaacaacataaCCGAAGTTATAGCCACGCATCCAATAGAAACTCTATAacatcatcaccaacatTGCCATACCAACAAATGAATAATCAGAGTCAAGGAATGTACAGCAATAGCATGAATAACAACTCTAGCAATACGCTAGGGAATATGTTGAACATTCCAGACACATTTATTGACCAGTTGAAAGCACAAGAGTATATGGACcagctgttgctgctgcaacTGCTGCAACAGATGCAGTCACAGCAATCAAATGATTATCCCGAATATTCATACCAATTTGACACACAAGAATCATTTGTCAACCCATTTACAAATTACGCTAATCCAAACACTTTTGTAAGACCAATATCATCTGTGCAAAGCgtgcaacagcagcagcaacaacaacaacaacagcaacagcaacagcaacaacaagtttCCCTTCCACCATTACCCCAAGCTTTTCCTACtaggagaaggaggagaatCACTACTCTTGATAATGTCGAACCTCACCAGgcaggaaaaaagaagagtttTGACGAAGAGTATTTGTTGTACAATCCTGAGATCTCACCTGGCCAAGTGATTAGTCAAACAGATTTGGACCCTTCATCATTTTACGTTGTGTCCAATAGACTAGAAAATGATGCTGATGGTGATATTGTTGGATCCAACTCACAGCATTTGGTTCAGTCCGATGGCATTATTCCAggttttgaaaatgattACTTGTACTTGGACGATGATAACGAAGAGATTGAAGAGGACTTGTCGGATGACGAGGATGACAATTATTTCCATGTCGACGATGaatttgatgattttgTCATGAGCAATAGTGGGTACTAtgtaaataataataatagtaacaacaacaacaacaacaacaccaccaccaccaccaccaccactagtAGAAATAATAGCAATGTCactaatgatgatgaaaacattaataatgatgatactACTACTTCTACAAatagcaataacaataataacaataataacaacaataacaacgaTGATATGGTTGATTATGCTACTTTTGATGAATTTAAAAACATCAGCTTAAACGATGGTCCATCTGAGATGTTTCCAGAGGCATTGAAGGAATTGAGAGAAGAAGCTGAGTGCAAGGGCCATGATCAACCGCAAAATAATGAGGTTGAACAAGATTTTGAACAAGATTTCGAACAAGATTTCGAACAAGAGTTTACACCAGACTTTACTCCAGACTTTGCGCAAGAGTTTACTCCAGATTTTACTAATGAGTTTGTCACACAAGAATTACTGCCACGCGAAGTGTCGCCAGCCTCGATAGTCACGCCAGTAGCTTCTACATTAACTCCAGAGTCGTTATTTGATGACAATACTGatcaaattttgaaaaacgaTGGTGCGAAAGATTACAACAATGACAATGGTGGCagtgttgttgctggtaATGTCAacattaataataatagtaataatagtagtgATGATGCAATGATGGTTGATGACATTGAGATGGATGAGTTACACAATTATACAACGCGACCTGCAACCATTGAATTGAAGGAGAAAAACATTTATAGGTTGGGTGCCGAGATTAGTGCTACAAACCCCGAGCATAGATGTGACTTGGTGAATCCTTCAACTGGACAGGTTTGCAATAAGCAGTTTTCGAGGCCATATGACCTTATCCGTCATCAAAACACCATTCATGCCtcgatgaagaagattttCCGTTGTGTGATTTGTGAAGGAAGGTACCAGGGAGGTGCTGGTAATGGGAAGGAAAAGACTTTTTCCAGGGGTGATGCGCTTTCGAGACATATCAAGATCAAGCATGGTTTAGTTGGTGAGGAGGCATTGCAGTTGATTAATGATGCCAAGGCTAATGTTGAGTATCATCCCGTGCAGTGA
- the HGT1_1 gene encoding high affinity glucose transporter → MSSKIERAFSGPALSINNFLDKMPKIYNVYFIASISTIAGMMFGFDISSMSAFVGQDAYLNYFNSPGSDMQGFITSAMALGSFFGSLASTFVSEPFGRRLSLLTCSFFWMVGAAIQSSSQNRAQLIIGRIISGVGVGFGSSVATIYGAELAPRKIRGLIGGLFQFSVTLGIMIMFYISYGLGQINGTASFRIAWGIQIVPGLLLFLGCLIIPESPRWLAKQGQWEKAEFIVSKIQAKGDRENPDVLIEITEIKDQLLIEDQAKSVSYATLFKKKYILRTFTAVFAQIWQQLTGMNVMMYYIVYLFMMAGKTGNTNLVASSIQYVLNVVATVPALFLVDKIGRRKLLIGGAVMMMIFQFGLAGILGAHSKPWPDSGNESVTIQIPLSDKRASEGAIACSYLFVCSFAMSWGVGIWIYCSEVWGNNRISQRGNSLSTSANWILNFAIAMYTPSGFANINWRTYIIYGVFCLAMAIHVFLGFPETKGKRLEEIGQMWDEKVPAWRSSSWQPTIPIASDAEIARKLSVEHKEDGELMEQDTNSEEKI, encoded by the coding sequence ATGTCttcaaaaattgaaaggGCCTTTTCAGGTCCAGCTTTGagcatcaacaacttcTTAGACAAGATGCCCAAAATTTACAATGTCTATTTCATTGCCAGTATATCCACCATTGCTGGTATGATGTTTGGTTTCGATATCTCCTCGATGTCGGCCTTTGTTGGTCAAGACGCGTACTTGAACTACTTCAACAGCCCAGGCTCAGATATGCAAGGTTTCATCACCTCGGCAATGGCCTTGGGTTCCTTCTTTGGCTCCCTTGCTTCCACATTCGTTTCAGAACCATTCGGTAGAAGATTATCATTGTTGACCTGTTCGTTCTTCTGGATGGTTGGTGCTGCCATTCAATCCTCTTCCCAAAACAGAGCTCAGTTGATCATTGGTCGTATCATTTccggtgttggtgttggtttCGGTTCATCTGTTGCTACTATTTACGGAGCTGAGTTGGCACCAAGAAAAATTAGAGGTTTAATCGGAGGTTTGTTCCAATTCAGTGTCACCCTCGGTATCATGATCATGTTCTACATCTCATACGGTTTGGGTCAAATCAATGGCACTGCCTCATTCAGAATCGCTTGGGGTATCCAAATCGTTCCTGGTTTGCTCTTATTCCTTGGATGTCTCATCATTCCTGAATCTCCTCGTTGGTTGGCTAAGCAAGGTCAATGGGAAAAGGCTGAGTTTATTGTCTCCAAGATTCAAGCTAAGGGTGACAGAGAGAACCCAGATGTCTTGATTGAAATCACCGAAATCAAGGACCAATTGTTGATTGAAGACCAAGCCAAGTCGGTCAGTTACGCTACTttgttcaaaaagaaatacatCTTGAGAACCTTTACTGCTGTTTTCGCTCAAATCTGGCAACAATTGACAGGTATGAATGTTATGATGTACTATATCGTCTACTTGTTCATGATGGCTGGTAAGACTGGTAACACAAACTTGGTTGCCTCATCAATTCAATACGTGCTTAACGTCGTCGCCACTGTGCCAGCATTGTTCCTTGTTGACAAAATCGGTAGAAGAAAGTTGTTGATTGGTGGTGCAgttatgatgatgattttcCAATTTGGTCTTGCTGGTATCTTGGGTGCTCACTCCAAGCCATGGCCAGATTCAGGTAATGAATCCGTCACTATTCAAATCCCACTCAGTGACAAAAGAGCTTCTGAAGGTGCCATTGCTTGTTCCTACTTGTTTGTCTGTAGTTTCGCCATGTCATGGGGTGTCGGTATCTGGATCTACTGTTCTGAAGTCTGGGGAAACAACCGTATCTCACAAAGAGGTAACTCACTCTCAACTTCGGCCAACTGGATTCTCAACTTTGCCATTGCCATGTACACTCCTTCCGGCTTTGCCAACATCAACTGGAGAACATACATTATCTATGGTGTCTTTTGTTTGGCCATGGCTATCCACGTCTTTTTGGGTTTCCCAGAAACCAAAGGTAAGCGTTTGGAGGAAATTGGTCAAATGTGGGATGAAAAGGTGCCTGCTTGGAGATCTTCCTCATGGCAACCAACCATTCCTATTGCTTCAGATGCTGAAATTGCAAGAAAGTTGAGTGTTGAGCACAAGGAAGATGGTGAATTAATGGAGCAAGACACTAATTCTGAAGAGAAAATTTAA
- the HGT1_3 gene encoding high affinity glucose transporter: MSSKIERVFSGPALSINNFLDRMPKIYNVYFIASISTIAGMMFGFDISSMSAFVSQDAYLKYFNSPGSDMQGFITSAMALGSFFGSLASTFVSEPFGRRLSLLTCSFFWMVGAAIQSSSQNRAQLIIGRIISGVGVGFGSSVAPIYGSELSPRKIRGLIGGFFQFSVTLGIMIMFYISYGLGQINGTASFRIAWGIQIVPGMLLFLGCLIIPESPRWLAKQDQWEKAEYIVAKIQAKGDRENPDVLIEITEIKDQLLIEDQAKSVSYATLFKKKYILRTFTAVFAQIWQQLTGMNVMMYYIVYLFMMAGKTGNTNLVASSIQYVLNTVTTIPALFLLDRIGRRKLLIGGAIMMMIFQFGLAGILGAHSKPWPDSGSETVTIQIPLSDKRASEGAIACSYLFVCSFAMSWGVGIWIYCSEVWGNNRISQRGNSLSTSANWILNFAIAMYTPSGFANINWRTYIIYGVFCLAMAIHVFFGFPETKGKRLEEIGQMWDEKVPAWRSSSWQPTIPIASDAELARKLSVEHKEDGELMERDTNSEEKV; the protein is encoded by the coding sequence ATGTCTTCCAAAATTGAAAGGGTCTTTTCAGGTCCAGCTTTGagcatcaacaacttcTTAGATAGGATGCCCAAAATCTACAATGTCTATTTCATTGCCAGTATATCCACCATTGCTGGTATGATGTTTGGTTTCGATATCTCCTCGATGTCGGCCTTTGTCAGTCAGGATGCCTACTTAAAGTATTTTAACAGCCCGGGCTCAGATATGCAAGGTTTCATCACCTCGGCAATGGCCTTGGGTTCCTTCTTTGGCTCCCTCGCTTCCACATTCGTTTCAGAACCATTCGGTAGAAGATTATCGTTGTTGACCTGTTCGTTCTTCTGGATGGTCGGTGCTGCCATTCAATCCTCTTCCCAAAACAGAGCTCAGTTGATCATTGGTCGTATCATTTccggtgttggtgttggtttCGGTTCATCTGTTGCCCCAATATATGGTTCAGAATTATCACCAAGAAAAATTAGAGGTTTAATTGGAGGGTTTTTCCAATTCAGTGTCACCCTCGGTATCATGATCATGTTCTACATCTCATACGGTTTGGGTCAAATCAATGGCACTGCCTCATTCAGAATCGCTTGGGGTATCCAAATCGTTCCTGGTATGCTCTTGTTCCTTGGATGTCTCATCATTCCTGAATCTCCTCGTTGGTTGGCCAAACAAGATCAATGGGAAAAGGCGGAGTATATAGTCGCAAAGATTCAAGCTAAAGGTGACAGAGAGAACCCAGATGTCTTGATTGAAATCACTGAAATCAAGGACCAATTGTTGATTGAAGACCAAGCCAAGTCGGTCAGTTACGCTACTTTgttcaagaagaaataCATCTTGAGAACCTTCACTGCTGTTTTCGCTCAAATCTGGCAACAATTGACAGGTATGAATGTTATGATGTACTATATCGTCTACTTGTTCATGATGGCTGGTAAGACTGGTAACACAAACTTGGTTGCCTCATCTATTCAATACGTGCTTAATACAGTTACAACAATTCCTGCATTGTTCCTTCTTGATAGAATTGGTAGAAggaaattgttgattggTGGTGCaattatgatgatgattttcCAATTTGGTCTTGCTGGTATCTTGGGTGCTCACTCCAAGCCATGGCCAGATTCAGGTAGTGAAACAGTCACTATTCAAATCCCACTCAGTGACAAGAGAGCTTCTGAAGGTGCCATTGCTTGTTCCTACTTGTTTGTCTGTAGTTTCGCCATGTCATGGGGTGTCGGTATCTGGATCTACTGTTCTGAAGTCTGGGGAAACAACCGTATCTCACAAAGAGGTAACTCACTCTCAACTTCGGCCAACTGGATTCTCAACTTTGCCATTGCCATGTACACTCCTTCCGGCTTTGCCAACATCAACTGGAGAACATACATTATCTATGGTGTCTTTTGCTTGGCCATGGCTATCCACGTCTTTTTCGGTTTCCCAGAAACCAAAGGTAAGCGTTTGGAGGAAATTGGTCAAATGTGGGATGAAAAGGTGCCTGCTTGGAGATCTTCCTCATGGCAACCAACCATTCCTATTGCTTCAGATGCTGAACTTGCTAGAAAACTAAGTGTTGAGCACAAGGAAGATGGTGAATTAATGGAGCGCGATACCAACTCTGAAGAGAAGGTTTAG
- the GPI18 gene encoding ER membrane glycoprotein subunit of the GPI transamidase complex-like protein (BUSCO:EOG09262GLP; CAZy:GT76), translating to MNYPIWSLFCSFSILKILQLVIIYFTPSTFDTSSKLLHTTVYTTSPYNEVTTTILKKLVAWDSVYFNDLFINEIQYEHQFVFCPGWIKLIEVLGSYIYPSIYNDKSTQYYRVQLLSILVSNLLHFTSVLVLFYLTLSIFKSQKLSLRAAKMMILSPAGVFLTTNYSENLSNLLTLLTIAVYFYSVNFGEVSTKSNKSIKSVLGYISSGVIAALNYTVRANGLLLGIMYLFDLYDFAVVDGDLGTCFLTTITGSLLGITFIWQNTYHYFLFCPLRGEWCNKTFPSLFGYAQSHYWSNGFLSYWTPNNIPNFLLAFPVVCWNFISLRYWWKKLPQNRKLTSLVVVNFVLIVSGILFMNVQIMNRVTSGMPLLYWTLANGYEKWWFKYVLMYMLTWNLLQTALFAAFLPPA from the coding sequence ATGAATTACCCAATATGGAGTCTTTTTTGTTCGTTTTCAATTCTTAAAATCCTACAATTGGTTATCATCTATTTTACACCGTCGACGTTTGATACATCTTCAAAACTACTTCACACCACAGTATATACAACATCACCATATAATGAAGTCACCACGActatattgaaaaagttaGTAGCTTGGgattctgtatatttcaaCGACTTGTTCATTAATGAGATCCAATACGAGCATCAGTTTGTGTTTTGTCCCGGTTGGATCAAACTTATTGAGGTGCTTGGCTCATACATTTATCCGTCAATATACAATGACAAGTCAACTCAATACTATCGTGTCCAGCTTTTGAGTATCCTCGTATCAAACTTACTTCACTTTACATCCGTATTGGTGCTTTTTTACCTAACATTGTCTATTTTTAAGCTGCAGAAATTGAGTCTTAGAGCAGCTAAAATGATGATCCTTTCGCCAGCAGGTGTATTTTTGACTACCAATTATTCCGAAAATTTGAGTAATTTACTTACATTGTTAACCATTGCTGTGTATTTCTATTCAGTAAATTTTGGTGAAGTGTCAACAAAGAGCAACAAGTCCATAAAGTCCGTTTTGGGATACATATCCAGTGGAGTGATTGCTGCATTAAACTACACAGTTCGAGCAAATGGATTACTATTGGGCATTATGTACTTGTTTGACTTGTATGATTTTGCCGTGGTTGATGGAGACTTGGGTACATGTTTCCTTACCACAATCACTGGCTCATTGCTTGGTATAACATTCATTTGGCAAAATACATATCactactttttattttgtccTTTGCGAGGTGAATGGTGCAATAAGACATTTCCAAGTTTATTTGGCTATGCACAATCACATTATTGGAGTAATGGCTTCTTATCGTATTGGACTCCTAACAATATCCCAAATTTTTTGCTTGCTTTTCCAGTCGTATGTTGGAATTTTATTTCCCTACGGTATTGGTGGAAAAAGTTGCcgcaaaatagaaaattgACCTCATTAGTTGTGGTAAATTTTGTATTGATTGTAAGCGGGATCTTATTTATGAATGTGCAAATAATGAATCGTGTGACTAGCGGTATGCCGTTGCTTTACTGGACTTTGGCTAATGGCTACGAAAAGTGGTGGTTCAAATATGTGTTGATGTATATGTTGACATGGAATTTACTTCAAACTGCTCTCTTTGCTGCATTTCTCCCACCAGCTTAA
- the HHT1_1 gene encoding histone H3.1: protein MARTKQTARKSTGGKAPRKQLASKAARKSAPSTGGVKKPHRYKPGTVALREIRRFQKSTELLIRKLPFQRLVREIAQDFKTDLRFQSSAIGALQEAVEAYLVGLFEDTNLCAIHAKRVTIQKKDIQLARRLRGERS from the coding sequence atgGCTAGAACTAAGCAAACAGCAAGAAAATCTACTGGTGGTAAAGCCCcaagaaaacaattggCTTCTAAAGCTGCTAGAAAATCAGCACCATCTACCGGTGGTGTCAAGAAGCCACACAGATATAAGCCAGGTACCGTTGCCTTGAGAGAAATTCGTAGATTCCAAAAGTCTACTGAATTGTTGATCAGAAAATTGCCATTCCAAAGATTGGTTAGAGAAATTGCCCAAGACTTCAAGACCGACTTGAGATTCCAATCTTCTGCTATTGGTGCTTTGCAAGAAGCCGTTGAAGCTTACTTGGTTGGTTTGTTCGAAGACACCAACTTGTGTGCTATCCACGCCAAGAGAGTCACTATCCAAAAGAAGGATATCCAATTGGCCAGAAGATTGAGAGGTGAGAGATCATAA
- the HHF1_1 gene encoding Histone H4, producing the protein MSGRGKGGKGLGKGGAKRHRKILRDNIQGITKPAIRRLARRGGVKRISALIYEEIRVVLKQFLENVIRDAVTYTEHAKRKTVTSLDVVYALKRQGRTLYGFGG; encoded by the coding sequence ATGTCTGGTagaggaaaaggaggaaaaggatTAGGAAAAGGTGGTGCTAAGAGACACAGAAAGATCTTGAGAGACAACATCCAAGGTATTACAAAGCCAGCTATCAGAAGATTGGCAAGAAGAGGTGGTGTCAAGCGTATCTCTGCCTTGATCTACGAAGAAATCAGAGTTGTCCTTAAACAATTCTTGGAAAACGTCATTAGAGATGCTGTTACCTATACTGAACACGCCAAGAGAAAGACCGTTACTTCATTGGACGTTGTCTATGCCTTGAAGAGACAAGGTAGAACCTTGTATGGTTTCGGTGGTTAA